The following are encoded together in the Colius striatus isolate bColStr4 chromosome 5, bColStr4.1.hap1, whole genome shotgun sequence genome:
- the PP2D1 gene encoding protein phosphatase 2C-like domain-containing protein 1, with the protein MTWEEKPQDKTNPLDFDHSRNEEDHLEKITIAPENDSKCISIFCSACQKTIQPHHLLHHKKTHKALALLGFDSPQRKTDKETLLAQRQKLISKLTKSPKYSETHRQKIDYSFQFLMDNHIPTSYCELANINNPSTFLKVNNSLIKALSICQDKNSAWQGDMEDRFIVLDNYGNRSDTCFLGLVDGSHGATAAETVAAELPLLFLDQLAQTDSSYKKSKKGQQILDSFATVIKADYREKEMIFSDEPGNDKTNTYEWIHRAYAKSFWRMDRLLQLGRNEVSKVRWSGCSVVTCLVERIPSKETDGTEKGRREHSENTTHGPLTRAAKGVAGLLHIANIGNVHAVLCKNGKSHCLSKEHSTSNVRERKRILQNGGNISTNEPDGLVEGYLRTTRGLGYHGDPVLKRSVIPVPYTISVLIDDTCQFLILASNGLWEVLDYNEVLALTMTTFTHYLRMYEHIQQDGTSPRKCQYLMPLIEANLNESKATSDQQDGTEVLCSNKDTFLTDSKGNLKQTKPTYSRTRNYLQRKDGVPKETDDHKNQADAEQSLFSHNKVNSQRREIKQSDSSTQYGSEELKQLEDEKAYLCNNFQSLTLEQEQTETDTFCVIGPSHTYEQLLENVLATGSKDTNHPPKACLSNYDPGLQLAEEMDSKIFCDKPTSYAAQELLQTVSPVGSESPPPFEGDAKMYPSSCKPQTAGRGRVTSETLYGNTARYIGEQLVKTALAAGSRDNITILIVLLNGCDKIPNYLNT; encoded by the exons ATGACATGGGAGGAAAAACCACAAGACAAAACAAATCCACTTGATTTTGACCATTCCAGAAATGAGGAGGATCATCTGGAGAAAATCACAATTGCACCTGAGAATGATTCCAAGTGCATTTCAATTTTCTGCTCTGCATGTCAAAAAACAATACAGCCACACCACCTTCTCCATCATAAAAAAACTCATAAAGCCCTAGCTTTGCTGGGCTTTGACAGCCCACAAAGAAAGACTGACAAAGAAACACTTTTAGCTCAGAGACAGAAACTAATTTCAAAATTGACCAAGAGTCCCAAATACTCTGAAACGCACAGGCAGAAGATTGATTATTCATTTCAATTCCTTATGGATAATCACATTCCTACATCATATTGTGAACTTGCTAATATTAACAATCCTAGTACGTTCTTGAAAGTAAATAACTCCTTAATAAAAGCATTATCAATTTGCCAAGATAAAAATTCTGCATGGCAGGGAGACATGGAAGACAGATTTATTGTGCTCGACAACTATGGAAATAGGTCAGACACATGTTTTCTGGGGTTAGTTGATGGCTCTCACGGTGCgacagctgcagaaacagttGCAGCAGAGCTTCCACTTTTATTTCTTGACCAGCTTGCTCAAACAGATTCTTCCTACAAAAAGAGTAAAAAGGGGCAGCAAATTCTAGACTCTTTTGCCACAGTTATCAAGGCAGATTACAGGGAAAAAGAGATGATTTTCTCTGATGAACCAGGCAATGACAAGACTAATACTTACGAATGGATTCACAGAGCATATGCCAAATCCTTTTGGAGAATGGACAGACTTTTACAACTGGGAAGGAACGAGGTTTCCAAAGTCCGCTGGAGCGGCTGTTCAGTGGTTACCTGCTTGGTGGAAAGAATCCCCAGCAAAGAGACAGACGGCACTGAGAAAGGACGAAGAGAACATTCTGAAAACACCACACACGGTCCATTAACCAGGGCAGCCAAGGGTGTTGCTGGGTTACTGCACATTGCTAATATAG GCAATGTACATGCAGTCTTATGCAAAAATGGAAAGAGTCACTGCCTCTCGAAAGAGCACAGCACTTCTAATGTACGCGAGAGAAAACGCATCCTTCAGAATGGCGGGAACATCAGCACTAATGAACCAGATGGATTAGTAGAGGGGTACCTGAGAACTACGAGGGGCCTTGGATATCACGGAGATCCAGTACTGAAGAGATCTGTTATACCTGTACCGTATACCATATCTGTCCTTATTGATGACACTTGTCAGTTTCTTATTTTAGCTTCTAATGGGCTTTGGGAGGTTTTGGATTACAATGAAGTACTTGCACTAACTATGACAACATTCACCCATTATTTGAGAATGTATGAGCATATTCAACAAGATGGAACTTCTCCACGCAAGTGTCAGTATTTGATGCCCCTCATCGAAGCCAACTTAAATGAGTCAAAGGCCACTAGTGATCAGCAAGATGGAACAGAGGTACTGTGTTCCAATAAAGACACATTTCTCACTGACTCAAAAGGCAACCTGAAACAAACTAAGCCAACATATTCTAGGACAAGGAACTACTTGCAAAGGAAAGATGGAGTTCCTAAGGAAACTGATGACCACAAAAATCAAGCTGATGCAGAACAGTCTCTTTTCAGTCACAATAAAGTAAATTCACAGAGAAGAGAGATAAAGCAGTCCGATTCTAGCACACAATATGGCTCTGAAGAACTGAAACAGCTCGAAGATGAAAAAGCTTACCTATGTAACAATTTTCAGTCACTGACTTTAGAGCAAGAGCAAACAGAGACTGATACTTTCTGTGTGATAGGGCCAAGTCACACCTATGAACAGCTGCTAGAGAATGTACTGGCAACAGGCTCCAAAGACACAAACCACCCCCCAAAAGCATGCCTATCTAATTATGACCCAGGTCTACAACTGGCAGAAGAAATGGACTCAAAGATATTTTGTGACAAACCTACAAGTTATGCTGCTCAGGAATTGCTACAAACTGTATCACCCGTGGGTTCTGAATCACCGCCGCCATTTGAAGGGGATGCAAAAATGTACCCATCCAGCTGCAAACCGCAAACAGCAGGAAGAGGCAGAGTCACCTCTGAGACACTCTACGGCAACACAGCAAGGTACATTGGTGAACAACTGGTGAAGACCGCATTAGCTGCAGGTTCAAGAGACAATATTACTATTTTGATTGTCCTTCTAAATGGATGTGATAAGATACCAAATTACCTCAACACTTAA